The following are from one region of the Staphylococcus argenteus genome:
- a CDS encoding zinc-binding alcohol dehydrogenase family protein, whose product MKMIGFEKPFKLEEGNLFKEYEQDIPMPQNDEILVKVISISVNPVDTKQRQMEVTQAPRVLGFDAVGTVEAVGPDVTLFSQGDVVFYAGSPDRQGSNATYQLVPETIVAKAPQNISAEEAVSLPLTGITAYETFFDTFRISHDPSENEGKSVLIINGAGGVGSIATQIAKRYGLTVITTASRQETTDWCEKMGADIVLNHRENLVSQFEENDISLVDYIFCTFDSDMYYDTMIQLVKPLGHITTIVAFNENQDLNALKSKSITFTHEFMFARPIHHTPDMIKQHEYLADITKNIEAGTYQPTTTKVIDGLSPENLYRAHQLLEQQSMIGKLVINL is encoded by the coding sequence ATGAAAATGATAGGATTTGAGAAACCTTTTAAATTAGAAGAAGGAAATTTATTTAAAGAATATGAACAAGATATACCGATGCCGCAAAACGATGAAATTTTAGTTAAAGTGATTAGTATTAGCGTCAATCCAGTAGATACGAAGCAACGACAAATGGAAGTTACTCAAGCACCACGTGTACTTGGCTTCGATGCTGTTGGTACAGTTGAAGCGGTTGGACCAGATGTAACGCTATTTAGTCAAGGTGATGTGGTATTTTATGCTGGTTCACCAGATAGACAAGGATCCAATGCAACGTATCAGTTAGTACCAGAAACAATTGTAGCAAAGGCACCTCAAAATATTTCGGCTGAAGAAGCGGTTAGTCTACCGTTGACTGGTATTACGGCTTATGAAACTTTTTTTGATACATTTAGAATTTCTCATGACCCTTCTGAAAATGAAGGAAAATCAGTTTTGATCATTAATGGTGCTGGTGGTGTAGGAAGTATTGCTACGCAAATTGCTAAACGATATGGTTTAACAGTCATTACAACAGCGTCAAGACAAGAAACAACAGATTGGTGCGAAAAGATGGGCGCAGATATCGTATTAAATCATAGAGAAAATTTAGTAAGTCAGTTTGAAGAAAATGACATCTCGTTGGTAGACTACATATTTTGTACTTTCGATAGTGATATGTATTACGATACTATGATCCAATTAGTTAAACCGTTAGGACATATCACAACTATTGTCGCTTTTAATGAAAATCAAGATTTGAATGCTTTAAAATCAAAAAGTATTACATTTACTCATGAGTTTATGTTTGCACGTCCAATTCATCATACGCCAGACATGATTAAACAGCATGAGTATTTAGCAGATATTACCAAAAATATAGAAGCGGGTACTTACCAGCCTACAACGACGAAAGTTATTGATGGCTTGTCTCCTGAAAACTTATATCGTGCACATCAACTATTAGAACAACAATCAATGATAGGGAAACTAGTGATTAATTTATAA
- a CDS encoding NADP-dependent oxidoreductase encodes MQNKQILFNKIPEGMPQDDTFKIEEVATPELENNSILVQTLYISVDPYMRGRMTKADSYVQPFEIGKPIVSHIVAKVIESKHEDYQTGDVVVGMLPWCIINQVQAEQITKVPTTDVPLDLYLSVLGMPGQTAYHGLLDIGQPKPGETVVVSAASGAVGSVVGQIAKIKGCRVAGIAGGDKKVNYLTETLGFDAGIDYKKADFAKKLAQAVPDGVDVYFENVGGTVGDEVFKHLNRFARVPVCGAISSYNHPEEDIGPRIQGTLIKKQVMMRGFLVSEFANDFKVASEQLAKWVQEGKIQSQVTVEDGFEQAPRAFKNLFTGENFGKQVIKVTE; translated from the coding sequence ATGCAAAACAAACAAATTCTTTTTAATAAAATCCCTGAAGGTATGCCACAAGATGATACATTTAAAATCGAGGAAGTTGCAACGCCTGAACTTGAAAATAATAGTATTTTAGTACAAACATTATACATTTCAGTTGATCCATATATGAGAGGTCGTATGACTAAGGCGGATTCATACGTGCAACCATTTGAAATTGGTAAGCCGATTGTCAGTCATATCGTTGCAAAGGTAATCGAATCGAAACATGAAGATTATCAAACAGGAGATGTCGTTGTAGGTATGTTACCTTGGTGTATCATCAATCAAGTCCAAGCTGAACAAATTACTAAAGTGCCAACGACAGATGTACCCCTTGACTTATATTTAAGTGTCTTAGGTATGCCTGGACAAACAGCATATCATGGGTTGCTTGATATTGGTCAACCTAAACCAGGTGAAACTGTAGTTGTTTCAGCTGCGTCTGGTGCTGTTGGTTCAGTTGTTGGCCAAATTGCTAAAATTAAGGGTTGCCGTGTTGCAGGTATAGCTGGTGGCGATAAAAAAGTAAATTATTTAACGGAGACATTGGGATTTGACGCTGGTATCGACTATAAGAAAGCGGATTTTGCAAAAAAATTAGCGCAAGCTGTACCAGATGGTGTTGATGTTTATTTTGAAAATGTTGGCGGTACAGTCGGTGATGAAGTATTTAAACATTTGAATCGTTTTGCGCGTGTACCAGTTTGTGGCGCAATTTCTTCATATAATCATCCTGAAGAAGATATTGGTCCTCGAATTCAAGGGACACTTATTAAAAAGCAAGTTATGATGAGAGGCTTCTTAGTGTCAGAATTTGCTAATGATTTTAAAGTTGCAAGTGAGCAACTCGCAAAATGGGTTCAAGAAGGCAAAATTCAGTCACAAGTAACTGTTGAAGACGGATTCGAACAAGCACCACGTGCGTTTAAAAATTTATTCACTGGTGAAAACTTTGGTAAGCAAGTGATTAAAGTTACAGAATAA